A DNA window from Engystomops pustulosus chromosome 6, aEngPut4.maternal, whole genome shotgun sequence contains the following coding sequences:
- the LOC140065661 gene encoding lymphocyte antigen 6E-like, which yields MNIITAALIAISVLWGILEVNSLQCYSCTDMKNNTECNQLPPVTCSSSSNSTYCFTHVEKTYMNDVKITKRCAQGNECGKGDFSMWVASKHTSCCSKDLCNEIGSGKTNLTYNSFLIIAAFLALCTSKNI from the exons ATGAATATCATCACTGCGGCGCTCATAGCTATTTCTGTACTATGGGGCATTCTGGAAG TGAATTCTTTGCAGTGCTATTCATGTACAGACATGAAGAACAACACTGAATGCAACCAGCTCCCACCAGTGACCTGCAGCTCCAGCTCCAACTCCACTTATTGCTTTACACATGTAGAGAAAACATATA TGAATGATGTGAAGATAACTAAGAGATGCGCACAAGGCAATGAATGCGGCAAAGGAGACTTCAGTATGTGGGTGGCTTCGAAGCACACATCTTGTTGTTCCAAGGACCTATGCAATGAAATTGGCAGCGGGAAGACCAATCTTACATACAACTCTTTTCTAATAATAGCCGCATTTCTGGCTCTTTGTACATCCAAGAACATATAA